The following DNA comes from Halorhabdus tiamatea SARL4B.
AGTGAGTCGGGCCGCGTCGGCCTCGAGTTTCGCCAGCCCGGCGTCCCGCCACGGGATCCAGTGATCATCCACGACCGCGACGGGGCAACGGCCAGTTCGATGGAGCCGGCAGATCTCCCGATGGACGCCGTCGAGGCGGCTGAGGCCGTCTTCGCCTCCGGGAGTACCGCGGCACTTTCGGCGACGGCTGCCGAGACACTGTCGGCTGTGCTCAGCGCCGGGGGGAACGGCGACGACCTGGCTGTCTTCGAACTCGACTACCGGCCGCGGCTCTGGTCGCCCAAGGAGGCACTCGACACGCTGGACCCGCTTCTCGAAGACGTCGACGTCCTGATCGCCAACGAAGAGCAGCTACGGACCGTCTTCGGACGGACGGGCGATCCTCGCGAGGTGGCCCACGGCGTCGCCTCCGCGCGCGATCTCGACCTGCTCGCGATGACGCGGAGCGAACACGGCGCGCTCGTCATCGACGAGAGTGTCGTCCACGAACTCGAGAGCGTCGAGGCGGAGACGATCGACGCGGCCGGCCAACACGACGCTTTCAGCGGTGCGTTCCTCCAACGACTTCTCGCCGGCGACCGGCCCGACGAGGCGCTTGCCTACGGCGTCGCCGCGGCGACGATGACCCGAACGACGCCTGGCCCGATCCCGGCGTTCGATCAGTCTGACGTCGAGGGCGTCGTTCAACAGCTGTAAGTCTGGGCCCGTTCTCAGCGCGAAAACAACGCACGGAGTTGCGCCCGGGAGAACAGCGTCGAGGGCTCGTCCATGTGGACGCCGATCTCGCCAGCGAACA
Coding sequences within:
- a CDS encoding PfkB family carbohydrate kinase, encoding MPTLVTVGETPLRLSPPGNRRFVGSETVEMTATGTESNVAIAAAALGADATWASKLPATQLGKRIVSELREYGVETDVAWSESGRVGLEFRQPGVPPRDPVIIHDRDGATASSMEPADLPMDAVEAAEAVFASGSTAALSATAAETLSAVLSAGGNGDDLAVFELDYRPRLWSPKEALDTLDPLLEDVDVLIANEEQLRTVFGRTGDPREVAHGVASARDLDLLAMTRSEHGALVIDESVVHELESVEAETIDAAGQHDAFSGAFLQRLLAGDRPDEALAYGVAAATMTRTTPGPIPAFDQSDVEGVVQQL